From Haemorhous mexicanus isolate bHaeMex1 chromosome 2, bHaeMex1.pri, whole genome shotgun sequence, the proteins below share one genomic window:
- the MAEL gene encoding protein maelstrom homolog, which produces MARRGGYRSAFLWFVHDQLPELERRGLPVAHVADAVPYCSQAWESLTEEEKTIYSEKARKWNSKKCPQKTVKETCNVPDPVPALLTTKMPSVTPLPDASALSWKNHQDMVADIFYFLDIYSYGKLPPHCEQRFLPCEIGCVRYSLRDGIMADFHHFIDPEVPPRGFRYHCQAAGDETHKIPISGFHLPRSCYAVVLRELVEFAQPARGAQPRFFCRFNDRFRINWCLGRMASITGIESHWELFAVEDLIMKLYQKKYQKEPSKIWVYRKLDVCLWDFSSNTRCKWHEENDIICCALASCKKISYCISKSFASVYGVPLTAAHLPLQDPNCDQSTNTRIVKLDAGHTQKKKAESSEHNKPLGSPRWDQEFVPSNCDSPCGVKTSPCGTSVVQGRGVIRLLRSASDLSKSSSN; this is translated from the exons CCAGGCGTGGGAG TCCCTGACAGAGGAAGAGAAGACCATATATTCAGAGAAGGCTCGTAAATGGAATAGCAAGAAATGCCCTCAGAAGACAGTGAAGGAG ACTTGTAATGTGCCTGATCCAGTTCCTGCTCTTCTGACCACCAAGATGCCTAGTGTTACTCCTTTGCCAGATGCCTCTGCTCTCTCTTGGAAGAATCATCAGG atatgGTTGCAGACATCTTCTACTTCCTGGACATATACAGCTATGGGAAGCTGCCTCCGCACTGCGAGCAGCGCTTCCTTCCCTGTGAGATTGGGTGTGTCAGATACTCCCTGCGAGATGGCATCATGGCTGATTTCCACCACTTCATAGATCCAG AAGTACCACCACGTGGTTTTCGGTAccactgccaggctgctg GTGATGAAACCCATAAGATCCCTATATCTGGATTTCACCTTCCTCGTTCTTGTTACGCAGTTGTCCTGCGGGAACTTGTTGAGTTTGCCCAGCCAGCCAGGGGTGCTCAGCCTCGCTTCTTCTGCAGG tttaATGACAGATTCCGAATTAACTGGTGTCTTGGTCGAATGGCCAGCATAACAG GCATTGAGAGCCACTGGGAGCTTTTTGCAGTAGAAGACCTGATAATGAAACTGTACCAGAAGAAATACCAAAAGGAGCCATCCAAGATCTGGGTGTATAGAAAACTGGATGTCTGCCTGTGGGATTTCTCCAGTAATACCAG GTGCAAGTGGCATGAGGAGAATGATATAatctgctgtgccctggcatCCTGTAAGAAAATAAG TTACTGCATCAGTAAATCCTTTGCTAGTGTGTATGGAGTCCCACTAACAGCAGCTCACCTCCCTCTGCAAGACCCTAATTGTGATCAAAGCACAAATACCAGGATTGTAAAACTGGATGCTGGACATACCCAG aaaaagaaagctgagaGTTCTGAACACAACAAACCTTTGGGTTCTCCAAGATGGGATCAAGAGTTTGTTCCTTCTAATT gTGATTCTCCATGTGGTGTGAAGACCTCCCCTTGTGGAACAAGTGTTGTACAAGGAAGAGGAGTTATTCGATTGCTGAGAAGTGCGTCTGATCTATCCAAGTCTTCCAGTAATTGA